GATATAATCTATCAGGCGCTGGTAGAGGTATGTAAGCTTAAGAAAGATGAAGTGAATTTTGAAACCATCATCAGTGTAGTGGAAGAGTTGATTGTCTATTACACTGGCTTTTCGGGCTCTGAGAGTAAATTGTCACTCACTTCCCCTTTTCTTTCTCCCTCCGCTCTACTCAATGATATAATACATATTGAGAGAAGAGAGAATGAAGGGGAACAGCCAACCAACATTAACTATAAATATAGACTGATATTTGAGGGCGATGCTGCACCAGAACAACACATTTTAAGAGGCCTGCTTACAAAAATTATCTCTCAAATTATGGCTGATGTCCTAGACTATAGCTATTATTCTGTTTCAAAAAAAGTCATAGTTGAAAATGAAGCGAACAAGCAGCTGAACGATGCTTTTGCCAGATGGATCAAAGCCAGTCTTTACCCAGAGAGGGTAGCCAGGATCTACACGTTAAACTATGACCGCCTATTTAAAATCGTCTTAGAAAACCGGGGGGTGCCCCTTTTTGAAGGATTTACAAACACTGGGGCAGCCATTGAACCGAATGCGTATCATAGACCAGATTTAAAGCGTCTATACGAGCATGACTTCTCTTGCCATTACAACCTGCATGGCTCTGCCAGTTGGCATGTAAGTTCATTGAATAGACAGAATATGCCATCACATGAGTATTTTCTGGCGATTAACGGCCCATTAATTACAGGAAATGGAGATGTGGCAACTGTTC
This window of the Pontibacter russatus genome carries:
- a CDS encoding SIR2 family protein produces the protein MKKRDVFLFGAGAVIGWKGPTTNYLTERVRKTGHKIKSGQYITDIIYQALVEVCKLKKDEVNFETIISVVEELIVYYTGFSGSESKLSLTSPFLSPSALLNDIIHIERRENEGEQPTNINYKYRLIFEGDAAPEQHILRGLLTKIISQIMADVLDYSYYSVSKKVIVENEANKQLNDAFARWIKASLYPERVARIYTLNYDRLFKIVLENRGVPLFEGFTNTGAAIEPNAYHRPDLKRLYEHDFSCHYNLHGSASWHVSSLNRQNMPSHEYFLAINGPLITGNGDVATVQIEKGKNIILTPIITGYQKAQKTAITPFKQMQAAFDKDCMFADNLFIVGYSFGDAHINESIRNALKENEELQVTIVDPNFIKGDMYGKLWEDLFSHTNYVPEPMCTDQQGRDLYSCLKGRIRVYTKFFADFLKEVAPLE